Proteins encoded within one genomic window of Dyadobacter chenhuakuii:
- a CDS encoding CitMHS family transporter — protein sequence MLSLLGFFTICVFLGLILTKRLSVLLSLILVPVVFALIAGFGPKEVGEMLLGGIKQVAPTGILLIFAVLYFSVMIDTGLFDPVIAFIIRFAKGDPLKITLGTAILTMLVHLDGDGTATFMITVTALFPVYKKLGMNKLILPCIVALSAGVMHLVPWSGTVARALNVMNSDPAHLIIPILPAMIGGILWVLFVAFWLGKKERKRLGVVDMDYDHHQQLSVEQKESRRPKLFWLNAVLTIILIAALILSLAPPPALFIIGFAVAILVNYPSQADQKKRIQAHAANVFSVSIIVFAAGVFSGILTGTKMIDAMALSMVSMIPTAHAGYLPALVGFTSMPLSLVFTPDAYYFGVIPVLKTTAAHYGLNSIEIGRAAILGQMTTGFPLSPLTASTFVLIGLSEVELADHQKFTFKWAFGTTIIMTLIALASGAISIS from the coding sequence ATGCTGTCACTGCTTGGCTTTTTTACCATCTGCGTTTTTTTAGGATTGATCCTGACAAAGCGCTTGTCTGTGCTGCTTTCGCTGATCCTGGTGCCCGTCGTATTTGCATTGATCGCGGGTTTCGGGCCAAAAGAGGTAGGGGAGATGTTATTGGGCGGGATCAAACAAGTTGCCCCTACCGGCATCCTGCTGATCTTTGCCGTACTATATTTCAGCGTGATGATAGACACCGGGCTTTTCGATCCGGTAATAGCCTTTATTATTCGCTTCGCAAAAGGCGACCCGCTCAAAATTACTTTGGGCACCGCCATTTTGACGATGCTGGTTCACCTCGATGGGGACGGCACCGCCACATTTATGATTACCGTCACAGCCTTGTTTCCGGTTTATAAAAAACTGGGAATGAATAAGTTGATACTTCCCTGTATCGTCGCGCTGAGTGCGGGGGTCATGCACCTGGTACCCTGGTCGGGAACAGTGGCGAGAGCATTGAATGTCATGAACAGCGATCCGGCGCATCTGATCATTCCTATCCTGCCAGCCATGATTGGCGGAATCCTTTGGGTACTTTTTGTAGCATTTTGGCTTGGTAAAAAGGAACGTAAAAGATTGGGCGTTGTTGACATGGATTACGATCATCACCAGCAACTTTCTGTTGAACAAAAAGAGAGTCGACGACCAAAATTATTTTGGCTGAATGCTGTTTTGACGATTATTTTGATCGCAGCGCTCATTTTGTCACTGGCCCCGCCGCCAGCGTTATTCATTATTGGTTTTGCAGTGGCGATTTTGGTCAACTATCCATCACAGGCCGATCAAAAGAAAAGGATTCAGGCACATGCGGCCAATGTATTTTCGGTTTCCATCATCGTTTTTGCGGCCGGAGTATTTTCAGGCATCCTGACAGGAACAAAAATGATCGATGCCATGGCATTGTCGATGGTTTCCATGATCCCGACAGCGCACGCAGGTTACCTGCCGGCTTTGGTGGGCTTTACAAGCATGCCATTAAGTTTGGTATTCACACCGGACGCTTATTATTTTGGTGTAATCCCTGTTTTAAAAACAACCGCCGCCCATTATGGGTTAAATTCAATAGAGATAGGAAGGGCGGCAATTTTAGGGCAAATGACCACCGGTTTCCCGTTAAGTCCGTTAACTGCGTCCACTTTTGTCTTAATTGGCTTGTCAGAAGTGGAACTGGCGGATCATCAGAAATTTACCTTCAAATGGGCGTTCGGCACGACCATCATCATGACTTTAATAGCATTAGCTTCGGGGGCAATAAGCATATCATGA
- a CDS encoding acyclic terpene utilization AtuA family protein, with the protein MTQKNEVRIGCGAGFSGDRLEPAVILAEKGDLDYLVLECLAERTIALAQKRKAADPSQGYDPLLERRIELLLPLLKQNKIRLITNMGAANPVAAADKIIGIAKRLGISIKVAAVIGDDVLEHISGDEIAMETGNSISWSGQTVSANAYLGAEAILPALETGADIIITGRVADPSLFVAPLVHEFGWSLDDADMIAKGTVIGHLMECAGQITGGYFADPVKKPVENMSTLGHPFAEVYRDGSAVIGKVDGTGGTITLATAKEQLLYEVTNPYQYLTPDVSADFTTVSLKQDVKDRIKVTGGSGSKKPSTLKVSVGYKAGFTGEGEITFAGTNALERARMAGEIMHERLNDQFPGLRVDYVGHTSVHPTSLAHDHKPYEVRLRLAGKAATADEAAIIGQEVEALYTNGPAGGGGVRKYVNEVIGIVSILMNRNTAKSSVVVKEYEY; encoded by the coding sequence ATGACACAAAAAAATGAAGTCCGTATTGGTTGTGGCGCAGGCTTTTCTGGAGACAGGCTCGAACCTGCTGTGATCCTGGCCGAAAAGGGCGATCTGGATTACCTTGTACTCGAATGCCTCGCAGAACGGACCATTGCATTAGCCCAAAAAAGAAAAGCGGCAGACCCTTCACAGGGTTATGATCCGCTCTTGGAGCGTCGGATTGAATTACTGCTGCCATTGCTCAAACAAAATAAGATACGGCTCATTACGAATATGGGTGCTGCAAACCCGGTCGCAGCAGCAGATAAGATTATTGGCATAGCAAAGAGACTGGGAATTTCCATTAAAGTAGCCGCGGTAATCGGGGATGATGTGTTGGAGCATATCAGTGGCGATGAGATCGCCATGGAAACAGGGAATTCCATTTCTTGGTCCGGGCAGACGGTGTCAGCCAATGCTTATTTAGGTGCGGAAGCTATTTTACCTGCGCTGGAAACAGGCGCTGACATTATCATCACCGGGCGGGTTGCTGATCCATCCTTGTTTGTAGCCCCGCTGGTCCACGAATTCGGATGGTCGTTGGATGATGCCGATATGATCGCCAAAGGGACTGTGATTGGACACCTGATGGAATGCGCAGGACAGATCACAGGTGGCTATTTCGCCGATCCGGTCAAAAAGCCGGTTGAAAATATGAGTACACTGGGCCACCCCTTTGCAGAGGTTTATCGCGATGGCAGCGCGGTTATTGGGAAAGTAGATGGCACAGGAGGCACCATAACGCTGGCTACGGCTAAGGAACAGCTGCTGTACGAGGTAACGAACCCATATCAATACTTGACGCCCGATGTTTCAGCAGATTTCACCACCGTATCCTTGAAACAGGATGTGAAAGATCGTATTAAAGTAACTGGCGGCAGCGGCAGCAAAAAGCCATCGACGTTAAAGGTCAGCGTTGGGTATAAAGCAGGCTTTACAGGTGAAGGTGAGATTACTTTCGCAGGGACAAATGCATTGGAAAGGGCCCGTATGGCAGGCGAAATAATGCATGAGCGGTTGAACGATCAATTTCCTGGGTTAAGGGTTGACTACGTTGGTCACACATCGGTACACCCGACCTCGCTCGCTCATGATCATAAACCATATGAAGTGAGACTACGCCTAGCTGGCAAAGCTGCAACGGCTGATGAAGCAGCTATCATAGGTCAGGAAGTGGAGGCGCTATATACCAATGGCCCGGCTGGTGGGGGAGGGGTGCGCAAGTATGTGAATGAAGTCATTGGCATTGTATCGATTTTGATGAACCGGAACACAGCAAAGTCGTCCGTAGTTGTA